One Deinococcus sp. LM3 genomic region harbors:
- a CDS encoding acyl-CoA dehydrogenase family protein, whose translation MNTPNVDAQALLAGLDLEALARLNQRLDLGALVKAAAGMSDTQLKGLTRLMSAAPEKAPHLPTPNADFFGQMDTLTQQQRDFAGEVRGFMHTHVSPIMNEYWNRDEFPRHLIPELKKHDFMRRIWNEDGSRTPDATIMEGLFTMEACKVDVSTAVFFGVHAGLAFASIALGGNDAQKAEWLPKMLDMEAIGAFGLTEPEGGSQVSQGMRTTCKRDGDSWTLRGQKKWIGNSPFSDFTVVWARDVDTQEVRGFIVRAGTPGYEVEKIQGKTALRIVENGLITLTDCRVPDTDRLQNVQGWRTTAEVLKLTRAGVAWQGVGCAMGAYELAAAYAQSREQFGKRIGEFQLIQNHLVHMLGNVTSLFALCLRLSHMADAGDMRDEHAALAKVVTAARCRETVALARETFGGNGILLEYGVAKHFADTEAIYSYEGTNEINTLVVGRAITGLSAFV comes from the coding sequence ATGAACACTCCCAACGTGGACGCCCAGGCGCTGCTGGCCGGGCTGGACCTCGAAGCGCTCGCCCGCCTGAACCAACGACTCGACCTGGGTGCCCTCGTGAAGGCCGCCGCCGGCATGAGCGACACGCAGCTCAAGGGCCTGACCCGCCTGATGAGCGCCGCGCCCGAGAAGGCCCCCCACCTGCCCACCCCGAACGCCGACTTCTTCGGGCAGATGGACACCCTGACCCAGCAGCAACGTGACTTTGCTGGCGAGGTGCGTGGCTTCATGCACACGCACGTCTCGCCCATCATGAACGAGTACTGGAACCGCGACGAGTTCCCCCGCCACCTGATCCCGGAACTGAAAAAACACGACTTCATGCGCCGCATCTGGAACGAGGACGGCAGCCGCACCCCCGACGCCACCATCATGGAAGGCCTGTTCACCATGGAAGCCTGCAAGGTGGACGTGAGTACCGCCGTGTTCTTCGGCGTGCACGCCGGACTGGCCTTCGCGTCCATCGCGCTGGGCGGCAACGACGCGCAGAAGGCCGAGTGGCTGCCCAAGATGCTGGACATGGAGGCGATCGGCGCGTTCGGCCTGACCGAACCCGAGGGCGGCTCGCAGGTCAGCCAGGGCATGCGCACCACCTGCAAACGTGACGGCGACAGCTGGACCCTGCGCGGCCAGAAGAAGTGGATCGGGAACAGCCCCTTCAGCGACTTCACAGTCGTCTGGGCCCGCGACGTGGACACGCAGGAGGTGCGCGGCTTCATCGTCCGCGCCGGAACGCCCGGCTACGAGGTCGAGAAGATCCAGGGCAAGACCGCCCTGCGGATCGTCGAGAACGGCCTGATCACCCTGACCGACTGCCGCGTGCCCGACACCGACCGCCTCCAGAACGTGCAGGGCTGGCGCACCACCGCCGAGGTCCTGAAACTCACCCGCGCCGGCGTGGCGTGGCAGGGCGTCGGGTGCGCCATGGGCGCCTACGAACTGGCCGCCGCTTACGCCCAGAGCCGCGAGCAGTTCGGCAAGCGTATCGGGGAATTCCAGCTCATCCAGAATCACCTCGTGCACATGCTGGGCAACGTCACCAGTCTGTTCGCGCTGTGCCTGCGCCTGAGCCACATGGCCGACGCGGGCGACATGCGCGACGAGCACGCCGCGCTCGCCAAGGTCGTCACCGCCGCCCGCTGCCGCGAGACGGTCGCCCTGGCCCGCGAAACCTTCGGCGGGAACGGCATCCTGCTCGAGTACGGCGTCGCCAAGCACTTCGCGGACACCGAGGCCATCTACTCCTACGAGGGCACCAACGAGATCAACACCCTGGTCGTCGGGCGGGCCATCACCGGCCTCAGCGCCTTCGTGTAA
- a CDS encoding alpha/beta fold hydrolase, translated as MSTEPAPTTPAPARPRRRPRLSPRVRAWVIAGVSLLGGYLISTARQAVVRPPLVVGQDGVPPSGTDTARVTLENVGGPVIDIRPAQGEADTLLVFYPGGLVRPQAYEWLGRALAAQGVQTVIPAFPLDLAVTSINRADGLIAQYGQGKRVVIAGHSLGGAMAAQYAANNADALAGLILMAAYPAGNVSLKDRTLPVLSLLAEQDGVAAPDDVRGGLERLPGGTTLTVIPGAVHSFFGRYGPQKGDGLPTVTHAQAEGEILNAVQDFLAGLQ; from the coding sequence GTGAGCACCGAACCTGCCCCGACCACCCCGGCCCCTGCCCGCCCCCGGCGTCGCCCGCGCCTCTCGCCCCGCGTGCGGGCGTGGGTGATCGCGGGCGTCTCGCTGCTGGGCGGGTACCTGATCTCGACGGCGCGGCAGGCGGTCGTGCGGCCCCCGCTGGTCGTCGGGCAGGACGGCGTGCCCCCGTCCGGCACCGACACGGCGCGCGTGACGCTGGAAAACGTGGGCGGCCCCGTCATTGACATCCGGCCCGCGCAGGGCGAGGCCGACACCCTGCTTGTGTTCTACCCTGGCGGGCTGGTGCGCCCCCAGGCCTACGAGTGGCTGGGCCGCGCGCTGGCCGCACAGGGCGTGCAGACGGTCATTCCCGCCTTCCCGCTGGATCTGGCCGTGACCAGTATTAACCGCGCGGACGGTCTGATCGCTCAGTACGGCCAGGGCAAGCGCGTGGTGATCGCCGGTCATTCGCTGGGCGGCGCGATGGCCGCGCAGTACGCCGCGAACAACGCCGACGCCCTGGCGGGACTGATCCTGATGGCCGCGTACCCCGCCGGGAACGTCAGCCTGAAAGACCGGACGTTGCCCGTGCTGTCGCTGCTGGCCGAACAGGACGGGGTGGCCGCCCCCGACGATGTGCGCGGCGGCCTGGAACGCCTGCCCGGCGGCACGACCCTGACCGTCATCCCCGGCGCGGTCCACTCGTTCTTCGGGCGGTACGGCCCGCAGAAGGGCGATGGCCTGCCCACCGTCACGCACGCGCAGGCGGAAGGCGAGATCCTGAACGCCGTGCAGGACTTCCTGGCCGGACTGCAATGA
- a CDS encoding WecB/TagA/CpsF family glycosyltransferase — translation MTNPDHTQRLTLFDLPLDNITLDGTLDRLGDWIYHAPRAPHTVVTLNPEFIVQSRTQPDFVTAMQVADLVTADGVGIVWAARQLCAQEVPRAPGFDIVQGLMRRHGADLRVFFLGAKPGVAEVAAQNAARDYGIQVAGIHHGYFDLPEDQRVAELVRDSGADLLLTAMGAGRQETFNQYWRQVMNTPVMIGCGGVIDVLAGTADLAPAWTRRLGVEWIWRVAGDRKRWNRAPRLAKFVRMVRAEKRRAARAG, via the coding sequence ATGACCAACCCGGACCACACCCAGCGACTGACCCTGTTCGACCTGCCGCTGGACAACATCACGCTCGACGGCACGCTGGACCGTCTGGGCGACTGGATCTATCACGCCCCCCGCGCGCCGCACACCGTCGTGACCCTGAACCCCGAGTTCATCGTGCAGTCACGCACCCAGCCGGACTTCGTGACCGCCATGCAGGTCGCGGACCTCGTGACCGCCGACGGCGTGGGCATCGTGTGGGCCGCGCGGCAACTGTGCGCGCAGGAGGTGCCGCGCGCGCCGGGCTTCGACATCGTGCAGGGCCTCATGCGACGCCACGGCGCGGACCTGCGCGTGTTCTTCCTGGGCGCCAAGCCCGGCGTGGCCGAGGTCGCCGCGCAGAACGCCGCGCGTGACTACGGCATTCAGGTGGCGGGCATTCACCACGGGTACTTCGACCTGCCCGAGGATCAGCGCGTGGCGGAACTCGTGCGCGACAGCGGTGCGGACCTCCTGCTGACTGCCATGGGTGCTGGACGGCAGGAGACCTTCAACCAGTACTGGCGGCAGGTCATGAACACCCCGGTCATGATCGGCTGCGGCGGCGTGATCGACGTGCTGGCCGGCACCGCCGACCTCGCGCCCGCCTGGACGCGCCGCCTGGGCGTCGAGTGGATCTGGCGGGTCGCGGGGGACCGCAAACGCTGGAACCGCGCGCCCCGCCTCGCGAAGTTCGTGCGGATGGTCCGCGCCGAGAAACGCCGCGCCGCCCGCGCCGGCTGA
- the ftsY gene encoding signal recognition particle-docking protein FtsY: MSWLERLRDGLSKTRQQINTTAGFLGQDVRDVVTNRLDTIEDLEYALIAADVGRAATEEILEDIRRAEGKNLQQALMDALTLQLEPDARRAEFRKLGFAPDARRTGVDPKGHVVMVIGVNGVGKTTTIAKLGQYYMNRGKSVMFAAGDTFRAAAGAQLGEWGERLGIPVVQGTDGGDPAAVAFDGASARAARGTDLLFIDTAGRLHNKHNLMEELKKVRRVVEKADPAEPSETWLVLDAVTGQNGLQQAKKFHEATPLTGVIVTKLDGTAKGGILVAIVRELGVPIKFIGVGEQADDLQPFDSQEFVRALFDVNIPRE, from the coding sequence GTGAGCTGGCTCGAACGCCTGCGCGACGGGCTCAGCAAGACCCGCCAGCAGATCAACACCACCGCCGGCTTCCTCGGACAGGACGTCCGGGACGTCGTCACCAACCGCCTCGACACCATCGAGGACCTCGAATACGCCCTGATCGCCGCCGACGTGGGCCGCGCCGCCACCGAGGAGATCCTCGAGGACATCCGCCGCGCCGAGGGCAAGAACCTCCAGCAGGCCCTGATGGACGCCCTGACCCTGCAACTCGAACCCGACGCCCGCCGCGCCGAATTCCGCAAGCTCGGCTTCGCGCCCGACGCCCGCCGCACCGGCGTCGACCCCAAGGGGCACGTCGTGATGGTCATCGGCGTGAACGGCGTCGGCAAGACCACCACCATCGCCAAACTCGGCCAGTACTACATGAACCGCGGCAAGAGCGTCATGTTCGCCGCCGGGGACACCTTCCGCGCCGCTGCCGGCGCGCAACTCGGCGAGTGGGGCGAACGCCTCGGCATTCCCGTCGTGCAGGGCACCGACGGAGGCGACCCCGCCGCCGTCGCCTTCGACGGAGCCAGCGCCCGCGCCGCGCGCGGCACCGACCTGCTGTTCATCGACACCGCCGGCCGCCTCCACAACAAGCACAACCTGATGGAAGAGCTCAAGAAGGTCCGCCGCGTCGTCGAGAAGGCCGACCCGGCCGAACCCTCCGAGACGTGGCTGGTCCTGGACGCCGTCACCGGCCAGAACGGCCTGCAGCAGGCCAAGAAATTCCACGAGGCCACCCCCCTGACCGGCGTGATCGTCACCAAACTCGACGGCACCGCCAAGGGCGGCATCCTGGTCGCCATCGTCCGGGAACTCGGCGTGCCCATCAAGTTCATCGGCGTGGGCGAACAGGCCGACGACCTGCAACCCTTCGACAGTCAGGAATTCGTGCGCGCCCTGTTCGACGTGAACATCCCGCGCGAGTAG
- the bshC gene encoding bacillithiol biosynthesis cysteine-adding enzyme BshC has protein sequence MARNAGAEFRKGGMQEYFRLPAGALAQARAETRGDVDRAALAEALRAYHRDLGTLDTHAQAALERLAHPASRVVVTGQQAGALTGPAYSVHKAADAALLARQEDREDAPVVAVYWIASQDHDAAEVAGTTLLDLAERLHRLTLDVPQGVPVGRVPWRAEWTAQVHALLDAFDAPAAHVAAVRARFERAVGGPAGAGSYADVFARLIHGLLAPAGLLILDPLHPALAALMAPTLARELERPLASSEAIEAAAARLETDGFVPQLRRPAGATNLFIEEDDGQRRLLRFDGRTFRTDHAAYSRADLLAVLAGDPSRLTPAAGLRPAVQDALLPTLAFVVGPGEIAYGAQLRDVYPLHGLGQPLLWPRLSVTWIEPNVRRLLGRLNATAAQVQAEPEGVLGRALAAERGAAAASAERLAALDAELLALTDELAALDPTLHGAAQRTRARTTARVAHLQHLATRALARAENDRSGQLTRLKAHLLPNGVPQEREMNFLTFLLKHGDTPLRQLLDLPAGWQGELDIP, from the coding sequence ATGGCGCGGAACGCAGGAGCGGAATTCAGGAAGGGGGGCATGCAGGAGTACTTCCGCCTGCCCGCAGGGGCGCTGGCGCAGGCACGCGCCGAGACCCGTGGCGACGTGGACCGCGCCGCGCTGGCAGAGGCCCTGCGCGCGTACCACCGCGACCTGGGCACGCTGGACACCCACGCACAGGCGGCCCTGGAGCGACTGGCGCACCCGGCGTCCCGCGTGGTCGTGACCGGGCAGCAGGCGGGCGCCCTGACCGGCCCGGCGTACTCGGTGCACAAGGCCGCCGACGCGGCGCTGCTGGCCCGCCAGGAGGACCGTGAGGACGCCCCGGTGGTCGCCGTGTACTGGATCGCCAGTCAGGATCATGACGCAGCCGAGGTGGCGGGCACCACCCTGCTGGACCTTGCCGAGCGCCTGCACCGCCTGACGCTGGACGTGCCGCAGGGCGTGCCGGTCGGGCGCGTGCCGTGGCGCGCGGAGTGGACGGCGCAGGTTCACGCGCTGCTGGACGCCTTCGACGCACCCGCCGCGCACGTGGCGGCCGTCCGCGCCCGCTTCGAGCGCGCCGTGGGCGGGCCAGCGGGCGCGGGCAGTTACGCCGACGTGTTCGCCCGCCTGATTCACGGTCTGCTGGCCCCGGCGGGCCTGCTGATCCTGGACCCGCTGCACCCGGCCCTGGCGGCCCTGATGGCCCCCACCCTGGCCCGCGAACTGGAACGCCCCCTGGCGTCCAGCGAGGCCATCGAGGCGGCCGCCGCTCGCCTGGAAACCGACGGATTCGTGCCGCAGCTGCGCCGCCCGGCCGGGGCGACCAACCTGTTCATCGAGGAAGACGACGGGCAGCGTCGCCTGCTGCGCTTCGACGGCCGCACCTTCCGCACCGATCACGCTGCGTACTCGCGCGCGGACCTGCTGGCCGTGCTGGCCGGCGATCCCAGCCGCCTCACGCCCGCTGCCGGCCTGCGCCCCGCCGTGCAGGACGCTCTGCTGCCCACGCTGGCCTTCGTGGTCGGGCCGGGCGAGATCGCGTACGGCGCGCAGCTGCGGGACGTGTACCCGCTGCACGGGCTGGGGCAGCCGCTGCTGTGGCCGCGCCTCAGCGTCACGTGGATCGAACCGAACGTGCGCCGCCTGCTGGGCCGCCTGAACGCCACGGCCGCGCAGGTGCAGGCCGAGCCGGAAGGCGTGCTGGGCCGCGCGCTGGCCGCCGAGCGGGGCGCGGCCGCCGCCAGCGCCGAGCGACTGGCCGCGCTGGACGCCGAGCTGCTCGCCCTGACCGACGAACTCGCCGCGCTGGACCCCACCCTGCACGGCGCGGCGCAGCGCACCCGCGCCCGCACCACCGCGCGCGTGGCGCACCTGCAACACCTCGCCACGCGCGCCCTGGCCCGCGCCGAGAACGACCGCAGCGGCCAGCTGACCCGCCTGAAAGCCCACCTGCTTCCGAACGGCGTGCCCCAGGAACGCGAGATGAACTTCCTGACCTTCCTGCTCAAGCACGGCGACACGCCCCTGCGTCAGCTGCTGGACCTCCCGGCCGGCTGGCAGGGCGAACTCGACATTCCCTGA
- a CDS encoding Crp/Fnr family transcriptional regulator, which produces MLPGAFGALPADAQAQVVAAGRLGRWTRAELLYHPEDAAETLYVITRGSVRLYRLGSGAREVTLDVHGPGSLLGVMSLIPGERCGMYAEAMDDTEALMLGQDTLHRVTQAHPAVGVALTEQITRQTRGVQERLSGLVFLEVSQRLALALLNLAEREGPWPEGGSHALRDRVSHQDLAHVVGSTRETITKLLGDFRTRGLLDLGYRRIILTDRDGLQRATREPLR; this is translated from the coding sequence ATGTTGCCCGGTGCTTTCGGTGCTTTACCTGCGGACGCTCAGGCGCAGGTGGTCGCGGCGGGACGGCTGGGACGCTGGACCCGCGCCGAACTGCTGTACCACCCGGAGGACGCCGCCGAGACGCTGTACGTCATCACGCGGGGGTCCGTGCGGCTGTACCGCCTGGGGTCCGGCGCGCGGGAGGTCACGCTGGACGTGCACGGCCCCGGTTCGCTGCTGGGCGTGATGTCCCTGATTCCCGGCGAACGCTGCGGCATGTACGCCGAGGCGATGGACGACACCGAGGCGCTGATGCTGGGTCAGGACACCCTGCACCGCGTCACGCAGGCGCACCCGGCGGTGGGTGTGGCCCTGACCGAGCAGATCACCCGGCAGACGCGCGGCGTGCAGGAGCGCCTCTCGGGTCTGGTGTTCCTGGAGGTGTCGCAGCGGCTGGCGCTGGCGCTGCTGAACCTCGCCGAGCGCGAGGGGCCATGGCCGGAGGGCGGGTCGCACGCGCTGCGCGACCGGGTGTCGCATCAGGATCTGGCGCACGTGGTGGGCAGCACGCGCGAGACGATCACGAAACTGCTGGGGGATTTCCGCACGCGCGGCCTGCTGGACCTCGGGTACCGCCGGATCATCCTGACCGACCGTGACGGCCTGCAACGCGCGACGCGCGAACCGCTGCGCTGA
- a CDS encoding OFA family MFS transporter: protein MGFLDREHSVAGPNWTRWLVPPAALAVHLSIGQIYGYSVFNKPLSRLISGDLTAETGAPGDWSLFQVGLIFSVALFFLGASSAVFGKWVEREGPRKTMFASALLFCGGFFVAALGVKLHSLPLVILGNGVLGGIGLGLGYISPVSTLIKWFPDRPGLATGMAIMGFGGGALIGSPLGTALMARFAGDGTLGVGSTFLVMGGVYLLFMLFGAFLIRVPAEGWKPAGWSPKPQAAGGMISSHNVLVDQAFRTPQFWLLFAVLFLNVTAGIGVLGQASVMIQEMFSDRVLGAGNGVTAAAAAGFVGLLSIFNMAGRFIWSSTSDRIGRKPTYMIFFALGAVLYFLIPMFGNMGSLVLFVAGFCVIMSMYGGGFATIPAYLRDMFGTANVGAIHGRLLLAWSAAAIVGPSLVNGFRDSQIRAGIPAAQAYSTTMYIMAALLVVGFVANLLVRPVAEKFWAQNRTPAPSHD, encoded by the coding sequence ATGGGATTTCTGGATCGTGAGCATTCTGTTGCAGGACCGAACTGGACGCGCTGGCTGGTCCCGCCCGCCGCGCTGGCCGTACACCTGAGCATCGGGCAGATCTACGGGTACTCGGTGTTCAACAAGCCCCTCTCCCGCCTGATCAGCGGCGACCTGACTGCCGAGACCGGCGCGCCCGGCGACTGGTCCCTGTTTCAGGTGGGCCTGATCTTCAGCGTGGCCCTGTTCTTCCTGGGGGCCAGCAGCGCCGTCTTCGGCAAGTGGGTGGAACGCGAGGGGCCACGCAAGACCATGTTCGCCAGCGCCCTGCTGTTCTGCGGCGGGTTCTTCGTCGCGGCGCTCGGCGTGAAACTGCACTCGCTGCCGCTGGTGATCCTCGGGAACGGCGTGCTGGGCGGCATCGGCCTGGGCCTGGGGTACATCAGCCCGGTCAGCACGCTGATCAAGTGGTTCCCGGACCGCCCCGGACTGGCGACCGGCATGGCCATCATGGGCTTCGGCGGCGGCGCCCTGATCGGCAGTCCGCTGGGCACGGCGCTGATGGCCCGCTTTGCCGGGGACGGCACGCTGGGCGTCGGCTCGACCTTCCTGGTCATGGGAGGCGTGTACCTGCTGTTCATGCTGTTCGGCGCATTCCTGATCCGCGTGCCCGCCGAGGGCTGGAAACCCGCCGGGTGGAGTCCGAAACCGCAGGCGGCGGGCGGCATGATCTCCTCGCACAACGTGCTGGTCGATCAGGCTTTCCGCACGCCGCAGTTCTGGCTGCTGTTCGCCGTGCTGTTCCTGAACGTCACCGCCGGGATCGGCGTGCTCGGGCAGGCCAGCGTCATGATTCAGGAGATGTTCAGTGACCGCGTGCTGGGCGCCGGGAACGGCGTGACGGCCGCCGCCGCCGCCGGCTTCGTGGGCCTGCTGAGCATCTTCAACATGGCCGGGCGGTTCATCTGGTCCTCGACCAGCGACCGCATCGGGCGCAAGCCCACGTACATGATCTTCTTCGCGCTGGGCGCCGTGCTGTACTTCCTGATTCCCATGTTCGGCAACATGGGCAGTCTGGTGCTGTTCGTGGCGGGCTTCTGCGTGATCATGAGCATGTACGGCGGCGGGTTCGCCACCATTCCCGCGTACCTGCGGGACATGTTCGGCACCGCGAACGTCGGCGCGATCCACGGCCGCCTGCTGCTCGCCTGGAGTGCCGCCGCCATCGTCGGCCCCAGCCTCGTGAACGGCTTCCGCGACAGTCAGATCAGGGCCGGGATTCCCGCCGCACAGGCGTACAGCACCACCATGTACATCATGGCCGCGCTGCTGGTCGTGGGGTTCGTGGCCAACCTGCTGGTCCGCCCCGTCGCCGAGAAGTTCTGGGCGCAGAACCGCACGCCCGCCCCCAGCCACGACTGA
- a CDS encoding excinuclease ABC subunit UvrA — MNDLPSSSRDGSPQDDRSRDDRPRDGFVQVRGAREHNLKNVDVDLPRDALVVFTGVSGSGKSSLAFGTLYAEAQRRYLDSVSPYARRLFNQLGTPDVDRIDGLPPAVALQQGRGVTSARSSVGSLTTLNNVLRLLYSRAGDYPAGQGIIYAEGFSPNTPEGACPECHGLGRVFAVTEESMVPDPSLTIRERAVAAWPTAWAGQNQRDILVTLGYDVDTPWQDLPREARDWILFTDEQPQVPVYPGFTPEETRRAVKRRAEPSYLGTFTSARRHVLHTFANSGSESMKRRAASFMVIRECPVCHGKRLTRAALGVTFAGLDIMDFSRLPLRRAAELLAPAAAGQTDRPDATPRPPEEALALTRLAADLCARVDVLERLGLGYLTLERGTPTLSPGELQRLRLATQLYSNLFGVVYVLDEPSAGLHPADTEALLSALDRLKAGGNSLFVVEHEPGVIRHADWIVDVGPHAGQHGGQVLYSGPPAGLRDVPDSLTARHLFGPPAPLPGVRRDPTGWLDLSGVTRNNLRGVDVRLPLGVLTAVTGVSGSGKSSLITQALADLLGAHLGREIAPVEAGADPADLLIADDAPAPTQGSLGGDVGRVRRLVQVTQAPIGRTPRSNLATYTGLFDHVRRLFAATPLARQRRYSAGRFSFNVKGGRCEHCQGEGFVTVELLFLPSVYAPCPVCHGTRFNAATLEVTWNGLNIAQVLDLTVDAAAPVFADEAPVHRALSTLQEVGLGYLRLGQPATELSGGEAQRVKLATELQKAVRGHTVYLLDEPTTGLHPSDVERLHAQLRRLVDAGHTVMVVEHDLGVIAASDWVVDLGPGAGEDGGQVVAQGTPEQVARASGSRTAPYLRRELDGHAQPAPT; from the coding sequence ATGAACGACCTTCCATCCTCCTCCCGCGACGGCTCTCCGCAGGACGACCGGTCCCGCGACGACCGGCCCCGCGACGGGTTCGTGCAGGTGCGCGGCGCGCGGGAACACAACCTGAAGAACGTGGACGTGGACCTGCCCCGAGACGCGCTGGTGGTGTTCACGGGCGTGTCGGGCTCCGGGAAGTCCTCGCTGGCGTTCGGGACGCTGTACGCCGAGGCGCAGCGCCGCTACCTGGATTCCGTGTCGCCGTACGCGCGGCGGCTGTTCAATCAGCTGGGCACGCCGGACGTGGACCGCATCGACGGCCTGCCGCCCGCCGTGGCCCTGCAACAGGGGCGGGGCGTCACGTCGGCCCGTAGCAGTGTGGGCAGCCTGACCACCCTGAACAACGTGCTACGCCTGCTGTACTCCCGCGCCGGGGATTACCCGGCGGGGCAGGGCATCATCTACGCGGAGGGGTTCTCGCCGAACACGCCCGAGGGTGCCTGCCCGGAATGTCATGGGCTGGGCCGCGTGTTCGCCGTGACCGAGGAGAGCATGGTTCCGGACCCGTCCCTGACCATCCGTGAGCGGGCCGTGGCGGCGTGGCCGACCGCGTGGGCCGGGCAGAACCAGCGCGACATTCTGGTCACGCTGGGCTACGACGTGGACACCCCCTGGCAGGACCTGCCGCGCGAGGCCCGCGACTGGATTCTGTTCACGGACGAGCAACCGCAGGTGCCGGTGTACCCAGGCTTCACACCCGAGGAGACGCGCCGGGCCGTGAAACGCCGCGCCGAACCGTCGTACCTGGGCACGTTCACGTCCGCGCGGCGGCACGTGCTGCACACCTTCGCGAACAGCGGCAGCGAGAGCATGAAGCGCCGGGCGGCGTCGTTCATGGTGATCCGCGAGTGCCCGGTCTGCCACGGCAAGCGGCTGACCCGCGCGGCCCTGGGCGTGACGTTCGCCGGGCTGGACATCATGGATTTCTCGCGCCTGCCGCTGCGCCGCGCCGCCGAACTGCTCGCCCCCGCCGCCGCCGGGCAGACCGACCGCCCGGACGCCACGCCCCGCCCGCCCGAGGAGGCGCTGGCCCTGACCCGGCTGGCCGCCGACCTGTGCGCCCGCGTGGACGTGCTGGAACGCCTGGGCCTGGGCTACCTGACCCTGGAGCGCGGCACGCCCACCCTGTCGCCCGGCGAACTGCAACGCCTGCGGCTGGCCACGCAGCTGTACTCGAACCTGTTCGGGGTGGTGTACGTGCTGGACGAACCCTCCGCCGGGCTGCACCCCGCCGATACCGAGGCGCTGCTGAGCGCCCTGGACCGCCTGAAAGCCGGTGGGAACTCGCTGTTCGTGGTCGAGCACGAGCCGGGCGTGATCCGCCACGCCGACTGGATCGTGGATGTCGGCCCGCACGCGGGGCAGCACGGCGGGCAGGTGCTGTACAGCGGTCCCCCGGCGGGCCTGCGGGACGTGCCGGACTCGCTGACCGCCCGGCACCTCTTCGGGCCGCCCGCACCTTTGCCGGGTGTGCGCCGCGACCCGACCGGCTGGCTGGACCTGAGCGGCGTGACCCGCAACAACCTGCGCGGCGTGGACGTGCGCCTGCCGCTGGGCGTCCTGACGGCCGTGACGGGCGTCAGCGGTTCCGGGAAGTCCAGCCTGATCACTCAGGCCCTCGCGGACCTGCTGGGCGCCCATCTGGGCCGCGAGATCGCCCCGGTCGAGGCGGGCGCCGACCCGGCCGACCTGCTGATCGCCGACGACGCGCCTGCCCCCACGCAGGGCAGCCTGGGCGGCGACGTGGGGCGCGTGCGGAGGCTGGTGCAGGTCACGCAGGCACCCATCGGGCGCACGCCGCGCAGCAACCTCGCCACGTACACCGGCCTGTTCGACCACGTGCGCCGCCTGTTCGCCGCCACACCCCTGGCCCGGCAGCGCCGTTACAGCGCGGGGCGGTTCTCGTTCAACGTGAAGGGCGGCCGCTGCGAACACTGCCAGGGCGAGGGCTTCGTGACCGTCGAACTGCTGTTCCTGCCGTCCGTGTACGCGCCCTGCCCCGTCTGCCACGGCACCCGCTTCAACGCCGCCACCCTGGAGGTCACCTGGAACGGGCTGAACATCGCGCAGGTGCTGGACCTGACCGTGGACGCCGCCGCGCCGGTGTTCGCGGACGAGGCGCCCGTCCACCGCGCCCTGAGCACCCTGCAGGAGGTCGGCCTGGGCTACCTGCGCCTCGGGCAGCCTGCCACGGAACTCTCGGGCGGCGAGGCGCAGCGCGTGAAACTGGCCACCGAACTCCAGAAGGCCGTGCGCGGCCACACCGTGTACCTGCTGGACGAACCCACCACCGGCCTGCACCCCAGCGACGTGGAACGCCTGCACGCCCAGCTGCGCCGCCTCGTGGACGCCGGGCATACCGTCATGGTCGTCGAGCACGACCTGGGCGTGATCGCCGCGAGCGACTGGGTCGTGGACCTCGGCCCCGGCGCGGGCGAGGACGGCGGTCAGGTCGTGGCGCAGGGCACACCCGAACAGGTCGCCAGGGCAAGCGGCAGCCGCACCGCGCCTTACCTGCGCCGCGAACTGGACGGACACGCCCAGCCCGCCCCGACCTGA
- a CDS encoding glutaredoxin family protein, with protein MSAPDPTPPPGLPTLTLYTRPGCHLCEQAAGNLARLDFRVQSVNVDLDPELRARHGDHVPVLALGDRVLGRGVFSPARLSTLKLALIREYHPG; from the coding sequence GTGAGCGCACCCGACCCCACCCCGCCTCCCGGCCTGCCGACCCTGACGCTGTACACCCGCCCCGGCTGCCACCTGTGCGAGCAGGCCGCCGGGAACCTCGCCCGCCTGGACTTCCGGGTGCAGAGCGTGAACGTGGACCTCGACCCGGAATTACGCGCCCGGCACGGCGACCACGTGCCCGTCCTGGCTCTCGGGGACCGCGTGCTGGGGCGCGGCGTGTTCAGCCCCGCACGCCTGAGCACCCTGAAACTCGCCCTGATCCGCGAGTACCACCCCGGCTGA